The Hymenobacter swuensis DY53 genome includes the window AACTGCCCCTTTTATGGCCGAACAACTTACCTGGACTCCGATTAAGGAGTTCCGCGAAATCCTCTTCACCCAGCACGGAGGTATCGCCAAAATCAGCATCAACCGCCCGCAGGTGCATAACGCCTTCACGCCGCTCACGGTGCAGGAGATGATTGAGGCCATGCGCATCTGCCAGGACCGCACCGATATCGGCGTCATCATCCTCACGGGCGAGGGCGGCAGGGCCTTCTGCTCGGGCGGCGACCAGAGCGTACGTGGCCACGGCGGCTACGTGGGCGAGGACACTGTGCCCCGCCTGAACGTATTGGAACTCCAGAAAATCATCCGCTCCATCCCCAAGCCGGTGGTAGCCATGGTGGCTGGTTGGGCCATTGGGGGCGGCCACGTGCTGCACGTCGTCTGCGACTTGAGCATTGCCGCCGATAACGCCCGTTTCGGCCAGACCGGCCCGAATGTGGGTTCGTTTGATGGTGGCTTCGGTGCCTCCTACCTCGCCCGCGTGGTGGGTCAGAAGAAGGCCCGCGAAATCTGGTTCCTCTGTGACCAGTACGATGCGCAGGAAGCTCTCGATATGGGCCTTGTAAACAAAGTAGTGCCGCTGGATAAGCTGGAGGAAACCACCGTGGCCTGGTGCCACAAAATCCTCCAGAAAAGCCCCCTGGCCCTGCGCATGCTCAAATCCAGCTTCAATGCTGAGCTGGATGGGCAGGCCGGCATTCAGGAGCTGGCCGGCAACGCTACGCTGCTGTACTACCTCTCGGAAGAAGCCAAGGAAGGCCGCAACGCCTATATGGAAAAGCGCCAGCCCGATTTCTCGAAGTACCCCAAGTTTCCGTAACGGTACAGTTTCATTCTGGCAATAAAAATGGCTCGCCCTGGCTTTGGGGCGGGCCATTTTTCGTGAAGTGGGTTGCTGGTTTAGCCTTACCTTGTGGCCCGATTCAGCTCCTTACTTCCGCTGTCCTATGAAATCGTTGCTGCTGTTGCTCGCCTTGCTTGCTTTCTCCCCTGCCCGGGCGCAATCGGCCGGGCCAGCCGCCGTGGTTCAGGCCGCTCCCGATCCGGCTAAACCTGTGCAAACGGTAGAAGCCTCCTGCGGCCAATGCCGCCTAGGCCTGCCTGGTAAGAGCTGCGACCTAGCCGTGCGCTTCGACGGCAAAGCCTACTTTGTGGATGGCACCACCATCGACGCCCACGGCGACGCCCACGCCAAGGACGGTTTTTGCCAAGCTATTCGGAAGGCTGAGGTACAAGGCCAAGTTGTGAACAACCGATTTGTGGCCTCGTATTTTCGGCTCCTCCCTGAGCCTGCGGCAGTCAAATAGCCCCGCAGCTTTTCCGCATCCCGCCTAGCTATCCGCGCAGACCGGCCTCCGTAGGCCG containing:
- the menB gene encoding 1,4-dihydroxy-2-naphthoyl-CoA synthase yields the protein MAEQLTWTPIKEFREILFTQHGGIAKISINRPQVHNAFTPLTVQEMIEAMRICQDRTDIGVIILTGEGGRAFCSGGDQSVRGHGGYVGEDTVPRLNVLELQKIIRSIPKPVVAMVAGWAIGGGHVLHVVCDLSIAADNARFGQTGPNVGSFDGGFGASYLARVVGQKKAREIWFLCDQYDAQEALDMGLVNKVVPLDKLEETTVAWCHKILQKSPLALRMLKSSFNAELDGQAGIQELAGNATLLYYLSEEAKEGRNAYMEKRQPDFSKYPKFP
- a CDS encoding DUF6370 family protein; translation: MKSLLLLLALLAFSPARAQSAGPAAVVQAAPDPAKPVQTVEASCGQCRLGLPGKSCDLAVRFDGKAYFVDGTTIDAHGDAHAKDGFCQAIRKAEVQGQVVNNRFVASYFRLLPEPAAVK